The proteins below come from a single Triticum aestivum cultivar Chinese Spring chromosome 5D, IWGSC CS RefSeq v2.1, whole genome shotgun sequence genomic window:
- the LOC123124127 gene encoding uncharacterized protein isoform X1, producing MDPPVIGDPGFPRCRPLPNYPPFLGNNPYVSPHQPPPPPPPGYVEKEYMPCPSQPAWRHSQYPQRPPGRRLIPSLGLPFLCRKQYEWGIDFYIRIDNAGYYHAYPYVGGPFQNLQETEHAIERYLHDRRDPKMFSMDNMSRVDIAVRNSLYFPDGTRRRRLRSEPVDEIRDSQRQLVNALMDKYNEDNNLLGDLAYEVNVVVWYQPFCEGDLRMWYHHINFTARTKATAYCEFFFAEVIFMQEKSLELPVSCLCRLKPTDNANCFGCINNGSVDMMHPSDVGYAGGHAMNTYQPFSGPRVMPGSCEEESYEAEEARLRSTLQCLDDPEMMEGPPKPSKFWDSLVKVYTGPPGYSDRDRVPPGFPGSGHSAPPAPPAQYFGVGSGATQCFAPPGLSGLSSS from the exons atGGATCCGCCGGTCATCGGCGACCCTGGTTTCCCGAGGTGCCGCCCCTTACCCAACTACCCACCATTCCTCGGCAACAACCCCTACGTCTCCCcccatcagccgccgccgccgccgcccccagg GTATGTGGAGAAGGAGTATATGCCCTGCCCTTCCCAGCCTGCCTGGCGACATTCCCAGTACCCTCAGAGGCCACCCGGGCGCCGTCTTATCCCATCTCTAGGGCTACCTTTCCTGTGCCGGAAACAATATGAGTGGGGTATTGATTTCTACATCAGGATCGACAATGCGGGATACTACCATGCTTATCCTTATGTTGGTGGGCCATTTCAGAACCTACAAGAAACAGAACATGCTATCGAGCGCTATCTTCATGATCGTCGGGATCCAAAAAT GTTCTCGATGGATAATATGTCTCGAGTGGACATCGCTGTACGAAACTCCCTTTACTTTCCTGATGGCACAAGGAGGAGACGTTTGAGATCGGAACCGGTTGATGAAATCCGTGATAGCCAGCGCCAGTTGGTTAATGCTTTGATGGACAAGtataatgaggacaacaatctGCTGGGG GATCTTGCATATGAAGTGAACGTTGTAGTGTGGTACCAACCGTTTTGTGAGGGTGATCTCCGTATGTGGTATCATCATATCAATTTCACTGCAAGGACTAAAGCAACAGCTTATTGCGAGTTCTTCTTCGCTGAAGTCATATTTATGCAAGAAAAATCTTTGGAATTGCCAGTCAGCTGTTTATGCAGGCTTAAACCTACTGATAATG CTAACTGCTTTGGTTGTATAAACAATGGAAGTGTTGATATGATGCATCCCAGTGATGTTGGTTATGCTGGTGGCCATGCGATGAACACTTACCAGCCATTCAGTGGACCTAGGGTAATGCCAGGAAGCTGTGAAGAGGAAAGC TACGAAGCTGAGGAGGCCAGGTTGAGAAGTACTTTACAG TGCCTTGATGATCCAGAGATGATGGAAGGACCACCGAAACCGTCTAAATTCTGGGACAGTCTTGTTAAGGTATACACTGGACCACCGGGATACTCGGACCGAGACCGTGTACCACCAGGATTCCCGGGCAGTGGACACAGTGCACCCCCGGCCCCACCTGCACAATACTTTGGGGTTGGCAGTGGTGCTACGCAATGCTTTGCACCTCCAGGTCTCTCGGGGTTGTCTTCTTCATAA
- the LOC123124127 gene encoding uncharacterized protein isoform X2: MDPPVIGDPGFPRCRPLPNYPPFLGNNPYVSPHQPPPPPPPGYVEKEYMPCPSQPAWRHSQYPQRPPGRRLIPSLGLPFLCRKQYEWGIDFYIRIDNAGYYHAYPYVGGPFQNLQETEHAIERYLHDRRDPKMFSMDNMSRVDIAVRNSLYFPDGTRRRRLRSEPVDEIRDSQRQLVNALMDKYNEDNNLLGDLAYEVNVVVWYQPFCEGDLRMWYHHINFTARTKATAYCEFFFAEVIFMQEKSLELPVSCLCRLKPTDNANCFGCINNGSVDMMHPSDVGYAGGHAMNTYQPFSGPRVMPGSCEEESYEAEEARLRSTLQVK, encoded by the exons atGGATCCGCCGGTCATCGGCGACCCTGGTTTCCCGAGGTGCCGCCCCTTACCCAACTACCCACCATTCCTCGGCAACAACCCCTACGTCTCCCcccatcagccgccgccgccgccgcccccagg GTATGTGGAGAAGGAGTATATGCCCTGCCCTTCCCAGCCTGCCTGGCGACATTCCCAGTACCCTCAGAGGCCACCCGGGCGCCGTCTTATCCCATCTCTAGGGCTACCTTTCCTGTGCCGGAAACAATATGAGTGGGGTATTGATTTCTACATCAGGATCGACAATGCGGGATACTACCATGCTTATCCTTATGTTGGTGGGCCATTTCAGAACCTACAAGAAACAGAACATGCTATCGAGCGCTATCTTCATGATCGTCGGGATCCAAAAAT GTTCTCGATGGATAATATGTCTCGAGTGGACATCGCTGTACGAAACTCCCTTTACTTTCCTGATGGCACAAGGAGGAGACGTTTGAGATCGGAACCGGTTGATGAAATCCGTGATAGCCAGCGCCAGTTGGTTAATGCTTTGATGGACAAGtataatgaggacaacaatctGCTGGGG GATCTTGCATATGAAGTGAACGTTGTAGTGTGGTACCAACCGTTTTGTGAGGGTGATCTCCGTATGTGGTATCATCATATCAATTTCACTGCAAGGACTAAAGCAACAGCTTATTGCGAGTTCTTCTTCGCTGAAGTCATATTTATGCAAGAAAAATCTTTGGAATTGCCAGTCAGCTGTTTATGCAGGCTTAAACCTACTGATAATG CTAACTGCTTTGGTTGTATAAACAATGGAAGTGTTGATATGATGCATCCCAGTGATGTTGGTTATGCTGGTGGCCATGCGATGAACACTTACCAGCCATTCAGTGGACCTAGGGTAATGCCAGGAAGCTGTGAAGAGGAAAGC TACGAAGCTGAGGAGGCCAGGTTGAGAAGTACTTTACAGGTAAAATAA